The Crocosphaera subtropica ATCC 51142 genome includes a window with the following:
- a CDS encoding YiaA/YiaB family inner membrane protein: MSRNNLTQDHSSAWVIQTWLSFILAISTTTIGILYLPVDGWIKAFMGMGLTFTVGSTISLTKTQRDLHERNKLVSRVDEAKVEKLLSEHH; this comes from the coding sequence ATGAGCAGAAATAACTTAACTCAAGATCATAGTTCCGCTTGGGTGATTCAAACTTGGTTATCTTTTATTTTAGCGATATCAACAACAACTATTGGCATTCTTTATTTACCCGTTGATGGTTGGATTAAAGCTTTTATGGGTATGGGTTTAACGTTTACGGTTGGTTCTACCATTAGTTTAACAAAAACTCAAAGGGATTTACATGAAAGAAATAAGTTAGTTTCTCGTGTGGATGAAGCTAAGGTTGAAAAGTTACTTTCTGAACATCATTAA
- a CDS encoding TylF/MycF/NovP-related O-methyltransferase produces the protein MHDSFRNAISRIRAKKLTYLSEQKLTNISKTCRSIEKEKLPGIFLEAGCALGGSSILIATLKSSKRPMYIYDVFGMIPPPTEKDTEEVHERYKIIVEGKSDGIGGDKYYGYENNLYEIVQSNFQSFGINCKKQSVTMVQGLVQDTLKIEESVAFAHIDVDWYDPVMTCLRRIFPKLVVGGSIILDDYYDWGGCRKATDEYLEKVTGQFVRDNIANAVKITKIT, from the coding sequence ATTCACGACTCATTTAGAAACGCTATATCTCGAATTCGAGCTAAGAAACTTACCTATCTATCAGAACAAAAACTGACTAACATTTCAAAAACCTGCCGTTCAATTGAGAAAGAAAAATTACCAGGAATTTTTCTTGAAGCAGGTTGCGCTCTTGGAGGTTCTTCAATTTTAATTGCAACCCTAAAAAGTTCAAAACGTCCCATGTATATTTATGATGTGTTTGGTATGATTCCACCTCCGACAGAAAAAGACACAGAGGAAGTACATGAACGTTATAAGATCATTGTAGAAGGTAAATCAGATGGGATTGGTGGAGATAAGTATTATGGTTATGAAAATAATTTGTATGAGATTGTTCAATCCAATTTTCAGAGTTTTGGAATAAACTGTAAAAAACAATCTGTAACAATGGTTCAAGGTTTAGTTCAAGATACGTTGAAAATTGAAGAATCTGTTGCGTTTGCCCATATTGATGTTGATTGGTATGATCCTGTCATGACTTGCTTAAGACGCATTTTCCCTAAGCTGGTTGTAGGTGGAAGTATTATCCTCGATGACTACTATGACTGGGGTGGTTGCCGAAAGGCAACTGACGAGTATCTTGAAAAAGTTACAGGACAGTTTGTTCGAGATAACATAGCAAATGCAGTAAAGATAACTAAGATAACATAG
- a CDS encoding isoaspartyl peptidase/L-asparaginase, with the protein MTTTQPKLIIHGGASSLDDKGGLQKVRPSLHQIVTEVYQLLTEGGTAIDAVVRGCQLLENEPSFNAGTGSVLQSDGQIRMSASLMEGLSQTFSGVINISRVKNPIDLAKYLQAESDRILSDMGAAELARELNIPIYDPLTEFRAMEWIAEWKDDFQRKMGRLFASTESSEARRGTIGVVALDSQGKIAAGTSTGGKGLERIGRVSDSAMPAGNYATAEAGVSCTGVGEDIVNECLAARVVIRVGDGLSLPDAMQKSMEECKKRDRDLGAIALDHNGVISWGKTSEILLAAYHNGSTIGDTLEWQTEALMGYC; encoded by the coding sequence ATGACTACAACCCAACCTAAACTAATTATTCACGGAGGTGCTAGTTCCCTAGACGATAAGGGAGGTTTACAAAAAGTGCGTCCCTCTCTTCATCAAATCGTTACCGAAGTGTATCAGTTATTGACAGAGGGGGGAACCGCAATAGATGCAGTGGTTAGGGGTTGTCAGTTACTCGAAAATGAACCCAGTTTTAACGCAGGAACGGGATCGGTGTTACAATCCGATGGACAAATTCGTATGAGTGCGTCCTTGATGGAAGGGTTGAGTCAAACCTTTAGCGGTGTGATTAATATCTCTCGTGTCAAAAATCCCATCGACTTAGCTAAATATTTACAAGCAGAAAGCGATCGCATTCTTTCGGATATGGGGGCTGCAGAATTGGCTAGAGAGTTGAATATCCCCATTTATGACCCGTTAACAGAGTTTCGGGCGATGGAATGGATCGCAGAGTGGAAAGATGATTTTCAGCGCAAAATGGGGCGTTTATTCGCCAGTACAGAGTCTTCTGAAGCACGACGGGGAACCATTGGCGTTGTTGCTTTGGATAGTCAGGGAAAAATTGCGGCCGGAACCTCTACGGGAGGAAAAGGGTTAGAAAGAATTGGCCGGGTCAGTGACTCAGCCATGCCAGCCGGTAACTATGCGACGGCAGAGGCAGGGGTGAGTTGCACTGGTGTGGGAGAAGATATTGTTAATGAATGTTTGGCCGCAAGGGTAGTCATTCGTGTCGGAGATGGGTTATCTTTACCCGATGCGATGCAGAAGTCCATGGAAGAATGTAAAAAACGAGATAGAGATTTAGGGGCGATCGCATTGGATCATAACGGGGTGATTAGTTGGGGTAAAACTAGCGAAATTTTACTCGCTGCTTATCACAATGGTTCGACGATTGGAGATACTTTAGAATGGCAAACAGAGGCATTAATGGGATATTGTTAA
- a CDS encoding DUF2256 domain-containing protein, translated as MARQPSKSDLPTKICPVCGLSFTWRKKWAKCWDDVKYCSERCRRRRSQIQDNNS; from the coding sequence ATGGCTCGTCAACCCTCAAAATCCGATCTCCCCACAAAAATATGTCCTGTTTGTGGCCTTTCCTTTACATGGCGAAAAAAATGGGCCAAATGTTGGGATGATGTAAAATACTGCTCTGAACGATGTCGCAGAAGACGTTCTCAAATACAGGATAACAATTCATGA
- a CDS encoding ArsR/SmtB family transcription factor, translating into MVSTTSTQLSTILLGFRALSDPIRLQVLELLKRQELCVCDLCEQLDISQSKLSFHLKNLKEAQLVRSRQEGRWIYYCLNLSQLALLENYLSQYQQFQHILPAHSCEEQ; encoded by the coding sequence ATGGTAAGCACCACTTCCACCCAGTTATCAACTATCTTACTGGGATTTCGAGCTTTATCTGATCCCATTCGTTTACAAGTTTTGGAGTTATTAAAACGTCAAGAATTATGTGTTTGTGACCTGTGTGAGCAACTTGATATTAGTCAATCTAAACTCTCTTTTCACTTGAAAAATCTAAAAGAAGCTCAGTTAGTGCGATCGCGTCAAGAAGGTCGTTGGATTTATTATTGTTTAAATTTATCTCAATTGGCTCTCCTAGAAAACTATCTATCTCAATATCAACAATTTCAGCATATTTTGCCAGCACACTCTTGTGAGGAACAATAA
- a CDS encoding response regulator translates to MTKRILLVDDDQDILDIAEIAFQKLAQWEVFRASSGLECLEKAKTEELDVILLDVSMPDMDGFQVVEALQADPLTQEIPIVLLTARALPRDENYYQEIGVVGVLRKPFNPLTIWRELSEMLE, encoded by the coding sequence ATGACAAAACGAATTCTTCTGGTTGATGACGATCAAGATATCCTTGATATTGCTGAAATTGCTTTTCAAAAATTGGCTCAATGGGAAGTTTTCAGAGCATCATCAGGGTTAGAATGTCTCGAAAAAGCCAAAACTGAAGAGTTAGATGTTATTCTTCTTGATGTGTCCATGCCTGATATGGATGGATTTCAAGTTGTTGAAGCTCTACAAGCTGACCCTCTGACCCAAGAAATTCCTATTGTGTTATTAACAGCTAGAGCTTTACCTAGAGATGAAAACTATTATCAAGAAATTGGGGTGGTCGGTGTTTTGAGGAAGCCTTTCAATCCACTAACGATTTGGAGAGAATTATCTGAAATGTTGGAATAA
- a CDS encoding PAS domain S-box protein, which produces MPSINIRSYKIPLKWVLILPFVLQILGAVTLVGYLSYQSGKQSVEHLANDLLEEISGRVSDRLKTYLEMPQMLIEQNKRALEAGEINWNDFDALEAHFFREIEQFESITVLSFGNTQGEVIGVGRDRLGIITDPGSLTIWEARGKTPRIRRFYRIDDQGNRTEVIHTTPNFDVTKMGWYQGAIGQEQPQWTPIVKDVSIPVALMSAVRLVYLQGELKGVLHSDILLSDINLFLSSLSFASSGQIFIMEPTGDLVATSTQEQTFIKNSKGTELKRLQVINSENPLTRAIAQKIQEKWGDFRQIQSNQALELRVNQERHYINIRPYQDPFGLDWFIITAVPASQFMEPINANVGYTLILCGITLVSTTVVGILTAYWIIKPIRRLNQANKALLAGTWEDTLSQESNIVELFSLTNAFNQTASQLQQSLRRTETALQASQKKFTTIFRMSPDPIVISYWPDGRILEVNDRFIEFSGYSREELTDHTPLELNVFPNAQQYRNFQELLKRIGFAYSQEITLRLKSGEVRTVLLSAENHSIEQQEYIIATIRDVTQSKQLELALKDSRKKLNQILDNTFASIFSFRVFDDQTWTYNYQSIGSLILFGYTPQEIMADQGLWMSRVVPEDRDTIILPLFERFATEGTITVEYRFRHKNGSIRWISTTYTSYRDSSIDAWNVTGVSIDISDRKQIELALEQQKDLRESIFENSSDAIFLVDPQSLLIIDCNRRVVELFEADSKDDLIGIEGHTLQKQPFTEEEIKAIVAQMEAKGFWEREIEYITFKGQEFWGNLAAKPIGVGNQILHLVRVTDITERKQAVISLQDSEARYRAIVQDQTEFISRFLPDGTILFINEAYCRYFDVNASEVIGTTYQPVIFEPDREQVMEQVNSLSKENPITIIENRVIVNGQIRWTQWINHILFDEQGNFIEYQSVGRDIQELKEAEALLAEEVSRSNALFESSLDGIVVLNQQGYVVLANESFARMLGRTPEETARLHLRDWEAQFTREEIEQKITNSELCDDIFETRHRRKDGSIYDVEISATPVRWGSEIVQLCICRDISDRKQAETLLAEEVSRSNALFESSRDGIVILNQQGFVIRGNASFAKMLGYPPEEITSLHVIDWEAQLTEEEVQQKIAQTSWSSQTFETRHRRKNGSIYDVEISANPLNWGGETVLLCICRDISDRKEAEAALRHSEARYQNLVVTVPGVIYDYVIYPNGSERFVYMSPRCRELLETEPDMLIQDFSVFWRMVHPQDLSLIQQSKESALENNERFLTEIRLVLPSGRIKWIKITSQPTPNPHADGGKRWSGMMVDISDRKGAELALRDSEERFRSAFESAGVGMVLVSLNGQFLKVNQAFCEMLGYSEEELLLKNFQEITYPEDLAMSLEGFKQLVSGQSKTYQTEKRYISASGSIIWGFLTVSVIQDQDERPLYFVTQVQDITERRELDRLKTEFISVVSHELRTPLTSMRGALGLLNAGVLQEEPETVEHMLKIVLRNCDRLIRLVNDILDLERLESGKVRLIKEVCQVDNLLTDAVETISAMATEASITIELTSISAYVWASHDAIIQTLTNLLSNAIKFSTEGTKICLTAKLFNDPDSTAQTPSFVLFSVKDQGRGIPTNKLQTIFGRFQQVDASDARQKGGTGLGLAICQSIIQQHNGRIWVDSILGEGSTFYFTVPLFKEPY; this is translated from the coding sequence ATGCCTTCGATTAATATTCGTTCTTATAAAATCCCTTTAAAATGGGTCTTAATTCTTCCCTTTGTCTTACAAATTTTAGGTGCAGTAACCTTGGTGGGATATTTATCTTATCAGAGTGGAAAACAATCCGTTGAACATTTAGCGAATGATTTACTAGAGGAAATTTCAGGTAGAGTCAGCGATCGCCTCAAGACCTATCTAGAAATGCCTCAAATGCTCATCGAACAAAATAAGAGGGCATTAGAAGCAGGAGAAATAAACTGGAATGATTTTGATGCCCTAGAAGCCCATTTTTTCAGAGAAATTGAACAATTTGAGTCTATTACTGTTCTCAGTTTTGGGAATACTCAAGGAGAAGTGATCGGTGTAGGTCGAGATCGCCTAGGAATCATTACTGATCCAGGATCTCTGACAATTTGGGAAGCAAGAGGAAAAACTCCGAGAATTCGGCGTTTTTATCGTATTGATGATCAAGGCAACCGAACGGAGGTCATTCATACCACACCTAATTTTGATGTCACTAAGATGGGATGGTATCAAGGAGCAATTGGTCAAGAGCAACCGCAATGGACTCCCATTGTTAAGGATGTTAGCATTCCAGTGGCTCTGATGTCTGCCGTTAGGCTAGTCTATCTGCAAGGAGAATTAAAAGGGGTTTTGCATTCAGATATTCTACTCTCCGACATTAACCTGTTTCTGAGTTCCTTGAGTTTTGCCTCATCAGGACAAATTTTTATCATGGAACCCACAGGGGATTTAGTAGCTACTTCCACCCAGGAACAAACCTTCATCAAAAATAGTAAGGGAACAGAATTAAAAAGACTCCAGGTCATTAATAGTGAAAATCCCTTAACCCGTGCGATCGCTCAAAAAATCCAGGAAAAATGGGGAGATTTTAGGCAAATTCAGAGCAATCAAGCCCTTGAATTAAGGGTTAACCAGGAACGTCACTATATCAACATTCGCCCTTACCAAGATCCCTTTGGACTAGATTGGTTCATTATTACGGCTGTTCCAGCATCGCAGTTTATGGAACCGATTAATGCCAATGTTGGTTATACCCTGATCTTATGTGGAATTACTCTTGTGAGTACGACAGTGGTGGGAATATTAACAGCTTATTGGATTATCAAACCCATTCGTCGCTTAAACCAAGCCAATAAAGCGTTATTAGCAGGAACTTGGGAAGATACTTTATCTCAAGAGAGTAACATTGTTGAACTTTTCTCCTTAACCAACGCTTTCAACCAAACAGCCAGTCAACTACAACAGTCCTTGCGTCGTACTGAAACCGCTTTACAAGCATCACAAAAAAAATTTACCACTATCTTTCGCATGAGTCCTGATCCCATCGTGATTAGCTATTGGCCAGATGGACGTATTCTCGAAGTTAACGATCGCTTCATCGAGTTTTCTGGTTATTCCCGTGAGGAATTAACGGATCATACCCCTCTAGAATTAAATGTGTTTCCTAATGCTCAACAATATCGCAACTTTCAAGAATTACTCAAGAGAATTGGCTTTGCTTATAGTCAAGAAATCACCCTCAGACTCAAATCAGGAGAAGTCAGAACTGTACTATTATCTGCTGAAAATCATTCCATTGAGCAACAAGAATATATCATTGCCACCATTAGAGACGTTACCCAAAGTAAGCAACTAGAATTAGCTCTCAAAGACTCCAGAAAAAAACTGAATCAGATTCTTGATAATACCTTTGCCTCTATTTTTAGCTTTCGGGTGTTTGATGATCAAACCTGGACCTATAACTATCAGTCTATCGGCAGTCTGATTCTATTCGGCTATACCCCTCAAGAAATTATGGCTGATCAAGGGCTGTGGATGTCAAGAGTCGTCCCAGAAGACCGAGACACGATTATTTTGCCCCTCTTCGAGCGTTTTGCCACAGAAGGCACTATTACGGTTGAGTATCGCTTTCGTCATAAAAATGGCTCAATTCGCTGGATTTCAACGACTTATACCTCCTATCGAGATTCCAGCATTGATGCTTGGAACGTCACAGGGGTCAGTATCGACATCAGCGATCGCAAACAAATCGAATTAGCATTAGAACAACAAAAAGACCTCCGAGAATCTATTTTTGAGAATTCTTCCGATGCCATCTTTTTGGTCGATCCTCAATCTTTGCTCATTATTGACTGTAACCGTCGAGTGGTTGAGTTGTTTGAAGCTGATTCTAAAGATGACTTAATTGGGATAGAAGGTCATACTTTGCAAAAACAACCGTTTACCGAAGAAGAGATTAAAGCAATTGTTGCTCAAATGGAGGCAAAAGGGTTTTGGGAGAGAGAAATTGAATACATTACCTTTAAAGGTCAGGAATTTTGGGGAAATTTAGCAGCCAAGCCGATTGGTGTAGGAAATCAAATCCTTCATTTAGTGAGAGTCACAGACATTACAGAACGCAAACAAGCAGTAATCAGTTTACAGGACAGTGAAGCCCGTTATCGTGCCATTGTACAAGATCAGACAGAATTTATTTCCCGTTTTCTCCCTGATGGAACCATTCTTTTTATCAATGAGGCTTATTGTCGTTATTTTGATGTCAATGCTTCAGAGGTGATTGGCACAACCTATCAACCTGTGATTTTTGAACCTGACCGAGAACAGGTGATGGAACAAGTTAACAGCCTCAGCAAAGAAAATCCCATTACTATCATTGAAAATCGGGTTATTGTTAATGGTCAAATTCGTTGGACTCAATGGATCAATCATATTCTGTTTGATGAACAGGGTAACTTTATTGAGTATCAGTCCGTTGGTCGAGATATTCAAGAACTCAAAGAAGCAGAAGCTTTATTAGCCGAAGAAGTCAGTCGGAGTAATGCTTTGTTTGAATCGTCCCTTGATGGCATTGTGGTTCTCAACCAACAAGGGTATGTGGTACTTGCCAATGAAAGTTTTGCCAGAATGCTCGGCCGTACACCCGAAGAAACCGCAAGGTTACATTTACGAGATTGGGAAGCCCAGTTTACTAGAGAGGAAATTGAGCAGAAAATTACCAACAGCGAGTTATGTGATGATATTTTTGAAACCCGTCATCGTCGTAAAGATGGGTCGATCTATGATGTGGAAATTAGTGCTACCCCAGTTAGATGGGGAAGTGAAATTGTTCAGTTGTGCATTTGTCGAGATATCAGCGATCGCAAACAAGCTGAAACCTTATTAGCTGAAGAGGTCAGTCGCAGTAATGCCTTATTTGAGTCTTCCAGAGATGGTATTGTCATTCTCAATCAACAAGGATTTGTGATCAGAGGAAATGCCAGTTTTGCCAAAATGCTTGGCTATCCACCCGAAGAAATAACGAGCTTGCACGTTATTGACTGGGAAGCTCAGTTGACAGAAGAAGAAGTTCAACAAAAAATTGCTCAAACCAGTTGGTCAAGTCAGACGTTTGAAACTCGTCATCGTCGTAAAAATGGCTCAATTTATGATGTAGAAATTAGTGCGAACCCCCTTAACTGGGGAGGAGAAACCGTTCTCTTATGTATTTGTCGAGATATTAGCGATCGCAAAGAAGCTGAAGCAGCGTTACGACACAGTGAAGCTCGCTATCAAAATTTAGTAGTTACCGTTCCTGGTGTTATTTATGATTATGTTATTTATCCGAACGGCTCAGAGCGTTTTGTTTATATGAGTCCTAGGTGTCGAGAACTCTTAGAAACAGAGCCTGATATGTTGATACAAGATTTCAGTGTTTTCTGGCGCATGGTGCATCCCCAAGACCTTTCTCTTATTCAACAAAGTAAAGAATCTGCCCTAGAAAATAACGAACGTTTTTTGACTGAAATTCGTCTTGTTCTCCCGTCAGGTCGCATAAAATGGATAAAAATAACCTCTCAGCCTACTCCCAACCCTCACGCTGACGGAGGCAAACGTTGGAGTGGCATGATGGTTGATATTAGCGATCGCAAAGGAGCAGAACTTGCGTTACGAGACAGCGAAGAGCGGTTTCGCAGTGCCTTTGAAAGTGCTGGAGTGGGTATGGTTTTAGTCTCGTTAAACGGACAATTTTTGAAAGTCAATCAGGCTTTCTGTGAAATGCTGGGATACAGTGAAGAGGAGCTTCTACTAAAAAATTTTCAAGAAATTACTTATCCTGAGGATCTGGCCATGAGTCTTGAGGGTTTTAAACAGCTTGTGAGTGGTCAGAGCAAGACATATCAAACGGAAAAACGCTATATTTCGGCATCGGGTTCTATCATCTGGGGCTTTTTGACCGTTTCTGTCATTCAGGATCAAGATGAACGTCCCCTCTATTTTGTTACTCAAGTTCAAGATATTACCGAACGTCGTGAGCTTGATCGTCTTAAAACAGAATTTATCTCTGTGGTTAGTCATGAACTACGGACTCCCCTAACCTCCATGCGAGGAGCATTAGGTCTGTTAAACGCTGGTGTTTTACAAGAAGAACCAGAAACCGTTGAACATATGCTGAAAATTGTTCTGAGAAACTGCGATCGCTTGATCCGATTAGTCAATGATATCCTCGATCTCGAACGGTTAGAATCAGGAAAGGTTCGGCTGATTAAAGAAGTTTGTCAAGTCGATAATTTGCTGACTGATGCAGTTGAGACTATTAGTGCGATGGCGACAGAAGCCTCAATTACGATTGAATTAACTTCTATCTCTGCTTATGTTTGGGCTTCTCATGATGCAATTATTCAAACTTTAACCAATCTTCTCAGTAACGCAATTAAATTCTCTACTGAAGGTACAAAAATTTGCTTAACGGCTAAATTATTCAATGATCCAGATTCTACTGCTCAAACCCCTTCTTTTGTTCTCTTTTCTGTCAAAGATCAAGGAAGGGGCATTCCTACTAACAAATTACAAACAATTTTTGGACGATTTCAACAGGTTGATGCTTCCGATGCTCGTCAAAAAGGGGGTACTGGGTTAGGTTTAGCTATTTGTCAAAGCATTATCCAACAACACAATGGACGTATTTGGGTTGACAGTATTTTAGGAGAAGGAAGTACCTTTTACTTTACCGTACCTTTATTTAAGGAACCCTATTAA
- a CDS encoding response regulator → MKILLIEDDQLTSEYLAAVLESHHFIVDVVFNGQEGLEYANLWDYDVIILDLQLPKIDGISLCRQLRMKKKQTPILILTACQETDKISIGLDAGADDYVLKPCDPPQLIARIRALTRRGYNISSSSVLTWGLLSLNLVSAQVTYQKQEVNLRNQEYHLLELFLRHPQRIFSRSLIIDHLWEVGDVPSESAVTNLVKDLRNKLKAAGMEEDIFETIYGLGYRLNPVPTDVLEEEATSEQNDKKNKEYEEGIALINQLTDKFLFAVQQRISTLEAIILLLQAEGVSDNNIEQAQAETHKLAGSLGTYGYTQGSKLAQTIETVLKKVAKAKTINTTEINQLLKLITQLKQEINTSQEASISNSEPKPIYSLVLGIGLEQSLLIDLQQEAWQYKSQLTSCSNTEKLLNFSQQNIPEIILFKIKKLGKKESKNLREIQEKFPSVPILMIAEQDNLNHRLKAVRYGIEKYLIEPVSSQDILEIINTLLFPSFSSQTNIMIMDDDSTIVTAIRNILHPWGFQITGLSQVNQFWKILTQTNPDLLILDLEMPTINGIELCRVVRQDKQYAKLPIIIVTAHTETKYLQQSFEAGANDFLGKPIIPSELVARVFNQIKK, encoded by the coding sequence ATGAAAATTTTGCTGATAGAAGACGATCAGCTAACCAGCGAATATCTAGCAGCCGTGCTAGAGTCTCATCATTTTATCGTTGATGTCGTCTTTAATGGTCAAGAGGGGTTAGAATATGCGAATTTATGGGACTATGATGTGATTATCTTAGACCTACAACTTCCTAAAATTGATGGGATTAGTTTGTGTCGTCAACTTCGCATGAAAAAGAAACAAACTCCCATTCTTATCTTAACTGCTTGCCAAGAGACAGATAAGATTAGTATAGGATTGGATGCCGGGGCAGATGATTACGTCTTAAAACCTTGTGATCCACCTCAATTGATAGCCCGAATTCGTGCCTTAACCCGTCGGGGATATAACATTTCTTCGTCTTCTGTATTGACTTGGGGACTATTATCTCTCAATTTGGTTTCTGCGCAAGTTACTTATCAAAAACAAGAAGTTAATTTGCGTAATCAAGAGTATCACTTATTAGAATTATTTTTGCGTCATCCACAACGAATTTTCAGTCGAAGTTTGATTATTGATCATCTCTGGGAAGTTGGAGATGTGCCAAGTGAAAGTGCAGTAACAAATCTGGTTAAAGACTTACGAAATAAACTTAAAGCAGCAGGAATGGAAGAAGATATATTTGAAACCATATATGGATTGGGTTATCGTTTAAATCCTGTTCCTACTGATGTCTTGGAAGAAGAAGCAACGTCAGAGCAAAATGACAAAAAAAATAAAGAATACGAAGAAGGTATCGCTCTGATTAATCAATTAACTGATAAATTTTTATTTGCTGTACAACAACGTATCAGCACTTTAGAAGCAATAATCTTATTACTTCAAGCTGAAGGAGTTAGTGACAACAACATAGAACAAGCCCAAGCAGAAACCCATAAATTAGCAGGAAGTTTGGGAACTTATGGTTACACGCAAGGCTCAAAATTAGCCCAAACCATCGAAACCGTATTAAAAAAAGTTGCCAAAGCAAAAACAATAAATACAACAGAAATCAATCAATTATTGAAATTGATTACCCAATTAAAGCAAGAGATTAATACGTCTCAAGAAGCATCGATTTCTAATAGTGAACCGAAACCCATTTATTCTTTAGTTTTAGGCATTGGACTAGAGCAATCTTTATTAATTGACTTACAACAAGAAGCTTGGCAGTATAAATCACAATTAACCAGTTGTTCTAATACAGAAAAATTACTTAATTTTTCACAGCAAAATATTCCTGAAATAATTTTATTTAAAATAAAAAAGTTAGGCAAAAAAGAATCAAAAAATCTCAGAGAAATTCAAGAAAAATTTCCCAGTGTTCCAATATTAATGATTGCTGAACAAGATAATTTAAACCATCGTCTGAAAGCTGTTCGTTATGGGATTGAAAAGTATTTGATAGAACCAGTTAGTTCACAAGATATATTAGAGATAATTAATACACTTTTATTTCCTTCATTTTCATCTCAAACCAATATTATGATTATGGATGATGATTCCACCATTGTTACTGCTATTAGAAATATATTACATCCTTGGGGATTTCAAATTACTGGCTTAAGTCAGGTCAATCAATTTTGGAAAATATTAACTCAAACTAATCCAGATTTACTGATACTCGATTTAGAAATGCCTACTATTAATGGTATTGAACTTTGTCGAGTTGTTCGTCAAGATAAACAATACGCTAAACTACCAATTATTATTGTAACGGCTCACACAGAAACAAAATACCTTCAGCAATCATTTGAGGCCGGGGCTAATGATTTTCTTGGGAAACCCATTATTCCCTCTGAATTAGTTGCTCGTGTTTTCAATCAAATTAAAAAATAA
- a CDS encoding pentapeptide repeat-containing protein, with protein sequence MSVNAFDFTNLKKSNLCNANLPGADLRDLNLEGANLQGANLQGAYLTNASLRNAILNEANLEKSHLNKVNFEQARLRAVNLQNSYLNQANLRKAILDNSNFRGAYLTGAYLGGASLKKVDLRDACLVGIDLTNTNLEGSVYNECTKFPSDFNPVHSAMIKAKDITVKELLPYLTHLYQLGCQYLGSTLATKYWETSCPNSQWFNQFALESNNKIIFLGDLNKPITLSQQQYSQEWAHNFIKACSGIVRDFPTLVDPMLILGKKTEISSTVAK encoded by the coding sequence ATGTCTGTAAACGCTTTTGATTTTACTAACCTGAAAAAAAGTAATTTATGCAACGCTAACTTACCTGGCGCTGACTTAAGAGATTTGAACTTAGAAGGAGCTAATTTACAAGGAGCTAATCTACAAGGTGCTTACTTAACGAATGCTTCCCTTAGAAACGCTATTTTAAACGAAGCCAATTTAGAGAAATCTCACTTAAATAAAGTGAATTTTGAGCAAGCTAGATTGAGAGCAGTGAACCTACAAAATAGTTATCTTAATCAAGCTAATTTAAGAAAAGCTATTCTAGATAATTCAAATTTTAGAGGAGCCTATTTAACCGGTGCTTATTTAGGTGGAGCAAGTCTCAAAAAAGTTGATCTTCGTGATGCTTGTTTAGTCGGAATTGACTTAACAAATACCAATTTAGAAGGATCTGTTTATAACGAATGTACTAAATTTCCCTCAGATTTTAATCCAGTTCACTCCGCAATGATCAAAGCCAAAGATATTACAGTTAAGGAGTTATTACCTTATTTAACCCATTTATATCAACTCGGTTGTCAGTATTTAGGATCAACCCTAGCTACTAAGTATTGGGAAACATCTTGTCCAAATTCCCAATGGTTCAATCAATTTGCTCTAGAAAGCAACAACAAGATCATTTTTTTAGGAGACTTAAATAAACCCATTACTTTATCACAACAGCAGTATTCTCAAGAGTGGGCCCATAATTTTATCAAAGCTTGTTCAGGAATTGTTAGAGATTTTCCGACTCTTGTTGATCCGATGTTAATCCTAGGTAAGAAAACCGAAATAAGCTCTACTGTTGCCAAATAG